The nucleotide window TGCGCGCGGCGCGCAGCAGCGCGCCGATCCGGTTGACGATGCCGTCGGCGCCGATCAGGGCCTCGCCCAGCAGCGCCGACACGCGGTCCATCAGCAGCTCGGCGCGGGCCAGGTCGTCGCTGTCGCCGCGCAGCTGCCACAGCCGCTGCGCCTGGTCCCAGGCGTGCGCCCGGGTCGCCGAGACCAGCACCCGCTGGCTCCAGTCGTCCAGGTCGCCGACCAGGTGGTCGATCCGCAGCTGCCACGCCGTGGAGTAGCGGCGGCGCAGGGCCGGTATCTCCTCGAAGAAGATGTCGTTGATCAGCAGGTAGTCCGGGTGGATGACCTCGTCGGCCGGCGCGCCGGTGCGTTCCCATGTGGCGACAAGGGCGAGCGCCAGGTCGTGGTTGATGTGCGCGTTGACGCCCAGCATCGAGGCGGTCAGCCGGCTCAGCTTGAGGCTGCGTGAGCGGCGGAACAGCACCTCCCAGGCGTCCGGGGTGGCGTCGTCGTCGACGCCCCAGCGGCGCAGGGCGTCGAAGTAGCGCTTGGCGAACTCGACGTCGAGCAACTCAAGGAAGGCCGGATCCTTCACGTCCTCGCTGGTCAGCAGCTTGGCGACCCGGTCGGTGATGGTGAAGTAGAGCGAGTTGAACGCGGCGACCCGGTTCGCGGCCTTCGGCGGCAGGTCGTCGAAGATCTTCTGGGCGATGGTGAGCCGGGTCAGCACCCCGGCGATGTCGGTCGGCGGGGTGGCGCAGAGCTCGGCGACCTCCCGGTGCGCCGGCTCCCACCCGCGGCCGGGCCGGCCGGCGGGGGCGAGCCGGGCCCGCTCCTCCCGCAGCAGCGCGGCGCTGTCCGTTACGCGGTCGCGGTCGAACGCGACAGTCATGGGAACCTCCACGCTGTTCACCATGGGGTTGCGGTGCGGGGCTGACCATAGTCCGGGCGGCTACCCGACAGTAGTGGCCTCGCGGGCGGGGTGGATCAGCTCGGCGAAGCGGGCGGCGTCGATGTTTCCGCCCGAAAGGATCAGACCGACCCGGTCCGGCAGCGGCCCGGCCCGGCCGGCCAGCAGCGCCGCCAGGGCGGTGGCGCCGCTGGGCTCCACGACGATCCGCATCCGCTCGAAGGCGAAACGCATCGCCTCGCGGATCTCGTCGTCGCTGACCAGCGCGATGTCGTCGACCAGGCGCAGGTTGACCGAGAAGGTCAGCTCGCCGGGGATGTCCGCGGCCTGGCCGTCGGCGATGGTCCGGGGCACCGGCACCGCCACCCGCCGCCCCGCGGCCAGCGACCGCCGGGTGTCGTCGCCCGCCTCCGGCTCCACGCCGATGACCCGGATGCCGGGGTGCAGGCCCTTGGCCGCCGTTGCGCTGCCCGCGAGCAGCCCGCCGCCGCCGACCGGCACCAGCAGCGCGCCGAGCTCGCCGGCCTCCTCGAGCAGTTCGAGCGCGGCGGTGCCCTGCCCGGCGATCACGTCCGGGTGCTCGTACGGCGGGATGAGCGCGAGGCCGCGCTCGGCGGCGAGCGCCGCACCCAGGGCGACCCGGTCGCCGGTGTAGCGGTCGTAGGTGAGGATCTCGGCGCCGTAGCCCTCGGCTGCCGCCCGCTTGGAGGCCGGGGTGTCGGCGGGCATGAGGATGACCGCGGTGGTGCCGAACTCGCGGGCGGCGAGGGCGAGCGCCTGCGCGTGGTTGCCGGAGGAGAACGACGCGACGCCCCGCGCCCGCTGCGCCGGCGTGAGCCGGGAGAGCGCGTAGTAGGCGCCGCGGAACTTGAAGGCGCCCATCCGCTGGAAGTTCTCGGCCTTGAGGTGCACCTCGGTCCCGACCAGCTCGTCGAGGGTCCGCGAGCGCAGCACCGGGGTGCGGTGGGCGACGCCGGAGAGCCGGGCGGCGGCGTCCCGCACGTCGGCCGGCGTGACGGTCACGCTCACGCGGCCGCGCCGCGCAGCACCGCGTCGACGAGCGCCTCGGCGTAGCCCTCGTCGGGCACGTTGGGGTTCCAGCGCAGCATGTTCTGGGTGATGGTCGGCCCGGCGAGCATCAGCAGGGTCAGTTCGATGTCGAGGTCGGCGCGCAGCTCGCCGTTCTCGACGCCGCGGCGCAGCACCTGGCGCATGATGTCGCGCCGCGGCTCCATCACGCTGCGGTAGATGCGGTACATCTCCGGGCGCTTCAGCAGCTCCGGCAGCAGGCAGGCGGTGACCTTGCCGTACTCCTCCATGCGCTTGTTGCGCATGGCGGCGACCAGCATGACGAGGTCGTCGCGGACCGACTCGCCGGCCGGCATCGGCAGCGGGCCCTTCATGGTGGCGACCGCGTCGATCAGCAGCGCCTCCTTGTTGGGCCAGCGCCGGTAGATGGTCGCCTTGCCGACGCCCGCGCGGGCCGCCACCGCCTCTATCGAGAGGGCGTCGGCGCTCTGACCGGCGGCGAGCAGGTCGAGCACCGCCTCGATGATGGCCGCGTCCGCGCGGGCATCGCGCGGCCGACCGGGAGCCTTGCGCTCCTGGTCGGCCGCATCGTCAACGCTGACCGTCGTCATGCGGTTCATTGTTACCGAGCCGACACGCCGGGACCATGCAAGGTGCGGAGTCTCATGCCTCGATCAACTCCGCGGTCGGTGCGTCCGCCGGTCCGGTGCCGGTCGGCGCGGGTGTGCCGGCGGGGCGGCGGCCGGGCAGCCAGATCGCCGCGACCAGGGCGCCGAGCAGGGCGAAGATCGTGCTGCCGATCGTCGCGTAGTGCATCGCCGTGACGAACGCGTCGTTGGCAGAGCCGATGAGCGCCTGGCCGGCCGGGCCGGCCCGCTCGGCGACCCCGTACGCGCCGGAGATGGACTCCTGCGCCACCCCGCGCGCGGCGTCCGGCAGGCCCGCCGTGGCGCTCGCGACCTCGTCGCGGTAGGTGGACGAGATGACCGCGCCGAGGGTGGCCACGCCGAGGGCGCCGCCGACCTGCCGGATGGTGTTGCTGACCGCGGAGCCGACGCCGGCCTTCTCCCGGGGCAGCACCGACATGATCGATTCGGTGGCCGGCGGCATCACGTTGGCCATGCCGACGCCCATGAGGAAGAACAGCGCGCCGACGGCCCAGATCGGGGTGGTCGCGTCGATGAGCAGCCAGCCGGCCAGGCCGGCCGCGACCAGCAGCAGGCCGACGGTGCTGACCAGCTTCGCGCCGAAGCGCCGGACCATCGCGGCGCTGCGCGGCGCGAAGATCATCTGTGCGACCGCGAACGGGACGAACAGCGCGCCGGAGGCCAGCGGGCCGTAGCCGCGGACCAGCTGGAGGTAGAAGGCGCTGAAGAACATCGCGCCCATGGCGGCGAAGAAGACCAGGCCGATCGCGGCGACCGAGGCCGAGAACTGCGGGATGGCGAAGAGCTTCACGTCCAGCGAGGGGTGGTCGATGCTGCGCTCGTACAGGATGAAGCCGGCCAGGACCGCGACGGAGACGACGAGCGTGCCCCACGACTCGGCCTGCCCGAAGCCGTTCTCGCCGCCCTCGATGACGCCGTAGGTGAGCAGGGTCAGCCCGACGATCGACAGCAGCACGCCGACGAGGTCGATGCGGCCCGGCTTCGGGTCGCGCGACTCGGGCACCAGGGTCAGCACGAGCACGACACCGGCGATGACGATCGGCACGTTGATCAGGAAGACCGAGCCCCACCAGAAGTGCTCGAGCAGCAGCCCGCCGACGATCGGGCCGATGGCGACGCCGAGGCCGACGGCGCCGGCCCAGACGCCGATGGCGCGGCCGCGCTCGCGCGGGTCGAAGACGTTCGCGATGATCGACAGGGTGGCCGGCATGACGGCGGCGGCGCCGAGGCCCATCAGCGCGCGGGCCCAGATCAGCTGGTCGGCGCTCTGCGCGTACGCGGAGAGCAGCGAGGCGGTCCCGAAGAGCGCGAGCCCGACGGTGAGGGTGAGCCGGCGGCCGAACCGGTCGGCCAGGATGCCCGCGGTGAAGAGCAGGCCGGCGAAGACCAGGGTGTACGAGTTGATCGCCCACTCGAGCTGGCTCTGGCTGGCGCCGAGCCCCTCGCGCGGGTCGGCGATGGTGCGAAGCGCGACGTTGAGGACCGTGTTGTCCAGCACGACGACGAGCAGGCTGATGACGAGGACGCCGAGGATTGCCCAGCGCCGGGGATGGCCAGTGTTCTCTGCGGCAGGAACGTCCATGTGGTGCCACTCCTGAGGGTCTGCACGCGATTCCGATACGAAACAGTTCCATATCTCTGTGATCGAACCTAGACCTCCTCGACTCGATACGGAACAGCC belongs to Amorphoplanes digitatis and includes:
- a CDS encoding DUF5995 family protein — translated: MTVAFDRDRVTDSAALLREERARLAPAGRPGRGWEPAHREVAELCATPPTDIAGVLTRLTIAQKIFDDLPPKAANRVAAFNSLYFTITDRVAKLLTSEDVKDPAFLELLDVEFAKRYFDALRRWGVDDDATPDAWEVLFRRSRSLKLSRLTASMLGVNAHINHDLALALVATWERTGAPADEVIHPDYLLINDIFFEEIPALRRRYSTAWQLRIDHLVGDLDDWSQRVLVSATRAHAWDQAQRLWQLRGDSDDLARAELLMDRVSALLGEALIGADGIVNRIGALLRAARNSLRRAWSALTGR
- a CDS encoding pyridoxal-phosphate dependent enzyme, whose product is MSVTVTPADVRDAAARLSGVAHRTPVLRSRTLDELVGTEVHLKAENFQRMGAFKFRGAYYALSRLTPAQRARGVASFSSGNHAQALALAAREFGTTAVILMPADTPASKRAAAEGYGAEILTYDRYTGDRVALGAALAAERGLALIPPYEHPDVIAGQGTAALELLEEAGELGALLVPVGGGGLLAGSATAAKGLHPGIRVIGVEPEAGDDTRRSLAAGRRVAVPVPRTIADGQAADIPGELTFSVNLRLVDDIALVSDDEIREAMRFAFERMRIVVEPSGATALAALLAGRAGPLPDRVGLILSGGNIDAARFAELIHPAREATTVG
- a CDS encoding TetR/AcrR family transcriptional regulator; this translates as MNRMTTVSVDDAADQERKAPGRPRDARADAAIIEAVLDLLAAGQSADALSIEAVAARAGVGKATIYRRWPNKEALLIDAVATMKGPLPMPAGESVRDDLVMLVAAMRNKRMEEYGKVTACLLPELLKRPEMYRIYRSVMEPRRDIMRQVLRRGVENGELRADLDIELTLLMLAGPTITQNMLRWNPNVPDEGYAEALVDAVLRGAAA
- a CDS encoding MFS transporter, producing MDVPAAENTGHPRRWAILGVLVISLLVVVLDNTVLNVALRTIADPREGLGASQSQLEWAINSYTLVFAGLLFTAGILADRFGRRLTLTVGLALFGTASLLSAYAQSADQLIWARALMGLGAAAVMPATLSIIANVFDPRERGRAIGVWAGAVGLGVAIGPIVGGLLLEHFWWGSVFLINVPIVIAGVVLVLTLVPESRDPKPGRIDLVGVLLSIVGLTLLTYGVIEGGENGFGQAESWGTLVVSVAVLAGFILYERSIDHPSLDVKLFAIPQFSASVAAIGLVFFAAMGAMFFSAFYLQLVRGYGPLASGALFVPFAVAQMIFAPRSAAMVRRFGAKLVSTVGLLLVAAGLAGWLLIDATTPIWAVGALFFLMGVGMANVMPPATESIMSVLPREKAGVGSAVSNTIRQVGGALGVATLGAVISSTYRDEVASATAGLPDAARGVAQESISGAYGVAERAGPAGQALIGSANDAFVTAMHYATIGSTIFALLGALVAAIWLPGRRPAGTPAPTGTGPADAPTAELIEA